GACGAGAATCTGCTCCTGGGGTTGCTCGAGCTCAACCACACGCTGCCGTTCGGCGCCTTCTCGCTGGTCGGCACCGACATCTTCTTCTCCTACTCGATCTTCGGCCGCACCCTGGAGCGCCGGAACCTGCTCAACGCCATCGCCGCGGTCGCCAACATCTCCGACGACTACGACGATCGCATCGTCGCC
This bacterium DNA region includes the following protein-coding sequences:
- a CDS encoding YbjN domain-containing protein, whose amino-acid sequence is MIEISVDPYGPEEITVTVMAYCVQGVEVDENLLLGLLELNHTLPFGAFSLVGTDIFFSYSIFGRTLERRNLLNAIAAVANISDDYDDRIVAKYGGETALDRIRTTGGRKRREEALVR